From a region of the Malania oleifera isolate guangnan ecotype guangnan chromosome 12, ASM2987363v1, whole genome shotgun sequence genome:
- the LOC131145031 gene encoding uncharacterized protein LOC131145031, which yields MKPKLTRTPSACILSPIFHNKSPKSTLLLNLQRSLSTSSSCCTSSPPSPLHPRTPLFLRPSTHSTTFSDLRKWHLWAKCLAAAVGSTFVASDNGPDSAQLHRELKWLLEDALERPSLYPQLSTAGNDEERPIRVRASLDELYVLWKQRIEERRPFQYVVGCEHWRDMVLCVQEGVLIPRPETELIVDLVGDVLGRNEGLRDGLWADLGTGSGAIAIGIGRILGPRGKVIATDLSPAAVAVSFFNVQRYGLQDIIDIRQGSWFEPLKDVEGKLAGLVSNPPYIPSDHIYGLQAEVGKHEPRLALDGGVNGMDDLLHLCRQAASMLKPGGFFAFETNGEKQCMFLVDYMTKESVGSFCNINMVPDFAGIKRFVTGFRI from the exons ATGAAGCCAAAGCTAACGCGTACGCCTTCTGCCTGTATATTATCGCCAATCTTCCATAATAAATCTCCCAAATCAACCCTTCTTCTCAACCTCCAACGATCTTTATCAACATCATCATCATGCTGCACTTCATCTCCTCCCTCTCCGCTGCACCCCCGAACGCCGCTCTTTCTCAGGCCATCAACGCACTCCACAACCTTCTCAGACCTCCGAAAGTGGCACCTCTGGGCCAAATGTCTGGCCGCCGCCGTGGGCTCGACCTTCGTGGCCTCCGACAATGGCCCCGACTCCGCCCAATTGCACAGAGAGCTCAAATGGCTCTTAGAGGACGCACTGGAACGCCCCTCACTGTATCCGCAACTCAGTACTGCTGGGAATGACGAGGAGAGACCAATAAGGGTGAGGGCAAGTTTGGATGAGCTCTATGTTCTGTGGAAGCAGAGGATTGAGGAGAGGAGACCGTTTCAGTATGTGGTGGGGTGTGAGCACTGGAGGGACATGGTGCTATGTGTTCAGGAGGGGGTTTTGATCCCGCGGCCTGAGACGGAACTGATTGTTGATTTGGTGGGTGATGTTTTGGGAAGAAATGAAGGATTGAGAGATGGACTGTGGGCAGATTTGGGGACTGGGAGTGGGGCAATTGCGATTGGGATTGGGAGGATTCTGGGGCCTCGCGGGAAGGTCATTGCCACGGATTTGAGCCCTGCTGCTGTTGCAGTCTCTTTTTTTAATGTGCAGAGGTATGGTTTGCAG GACATCATTGATATTAGGCAAGGATCCTGGTTTGAACCTTTGAAGGATGTTGAAGGGAAACTCGCTGGTCTTGTGAGTAATCCACCGTATATACCAAGTGATCATATCTATGGGCTACAAGCTGAAGTTGGCAAGCATGAACCGAGGCTCGCACTAGATGGTGGTGTGAATGGCATGGATGATCTTCTACATCTCTGCCGTCAGGCTGCTTCAATGTTGAAACCTGGTGGATTTTTCGCTTTTGAG ACGAATGGTGAGAAGCAGTGCATGTTTCTTGTAGATTACATGACAAAAGAATCTGTAGGTAGCTTCTGCAACATCAACATGGTACCAGATTTTGCTGGTATCAAGCGATTTGTGACTGGATTCCGTATTTGA
- the LOC131145030 gene encoding uncharacterized protein LOC131145030, protein MDSSSGCEASSKKDPAWKYAHLEDQKNRNNLTCNFCAKVTRGGIFRAKQHIVGGFRNVKECSKCPTYVREEIKEYMLKKDMEKEENELLPDFDDIDHYGEDEEDEVQEIDIRGKRVFTSDGSKRSYQSNLKKPKQKGPIDLFFTPDPKKAIQARKEGKMKQTSINEACKKDLRKKAIGDFARWMYDAGIPFNAVRLSSFAVALESIGQYGPGIKPLSYHEVRVPYLKEEVSRMKELLKVHKEELTKYGCSIMSDGWRDSVANKDIINFLVNSPRGSVFIKSIDASNIVKNADRMYRLLDEMVEEIGESNVIQVVTDNASNYVAAGRLLEAKRPHLYWTPCAAHCIDLILEDIGKMPSIHATLKRAIFLNGYIYNRVGVVNLMRQFTGGKELLRPAVTRFATAFITLRSIHLQKNNLRKMFTSED, encoded by the exons atggattctagtTCTGGATGTGAGGCCTCGTCAAAGAAAGATCCtgcatggaagtatgcacatttggaggatcaaaaaaatagaaataatttgacttgcaatttttgtgctaaagtcacaaggggaggaatatttcgagcaaaacaacacattgtcggaggatttcgaaatgtgaaagaatgctctaagtgccctacttatgtacgtgaggagattaaagagtatatgttgaagaaagatatggaaaaggaggaaaatgagttattgcccgactttgatgatatagatcattacggtgaagatgaagaagatgaagttcaagaaattgacattcgtggcaagagagtgtttactagtgatggaagtaaaagatcataccaatccaacttgaagaaaccaaaacagaaggggcctatagacttgttttttactcccgatccaaagaaagcgattcaagctaggaaagaagggaagatgaagcaaacatcaataaatgaagCGTGCAAAAAAGATCTTAGAAAAAAGGCAATTGgagattttgctaggtggatgtatgatgctgggataccatttaatgctgtacgtttgagcagctttgcagtggcacttgaatcgattggacaatatggtcctggaataaagccacttagctatcatgaagtgagagttccttaTCTAAAGGAGGAAGTCAGTcgaatgaaagagttgttgaaggtccataaggaggaattgacaaaatatggctgctcaattatgtctgatggttggagagattcagttgctaataaggacataatcaactttttagtaaactctccaaggggatcagtattcatcaagtctattgatgcttctaatattgtcaagaatgcagatagaatgtatagattacttgatgagatggtcgaagaaattggagaatcaaatgtgattcaagtggtaactgacaatgcgtcaaactatgttgcagcag ggagattgttggaagcaaagaggccacatttatattggacaccgtgtgctgctcattgcattgatttaattttggaggatattgggaagatgccttcaattcatgcaactttgaaaagggcaatttttttgaatggctatatctataatcgtgttggcgttgtcaacttgatgagacaattcactggaggaaaggagttgctaagacctgcagttacaagatttgcaactgccttcatcactcttcgttcaatccatcttcaaaagaataacttgaggaagatgtttacttctgaagattga